Genomic window (Candidatus Sulfotelmatobacter sp.):
GCAGGCGGAAGCGCTCGACGCGCTCCTCGACCGGCTGCACCGCAGCGCGATCGCGGTCCTGTTCGACGTCGACATGAGCGTCTTGCTCGAGCGTTTGACCGGGCGCTGGACGCACGCCCCGTCGGGCCGCACGTATCACGCCGTGCACAACCCGCCGCGGGTTCCGTTCTGCGACGACGTCACCGGCGAGCCGCTCATCCAGCGGCCCGACGACACGGAAGCGACGATCCGTAAGCGCCTCGCGGTGTACGAAGAGCAGACCGCGCCGCTGATCGCCTACTACGACGACCCCGCCGACGCGCGGCTGGTGCGCGTCGACGCGCTGGCACCGATCGCCGACGTCACCGCCCAGCTGATCGACTTGATCGAGAACGGTCAGCCGGCGGGGGCGCCATGATCACCATCAAGTCGCCGCGCGAGATCGAGATCATGCGCCGCAGCGGCAAGATCACCGCCAAGACGCTGACGACGCTCATGGCCGCCGCCAAGCCCGGGGTCACGACCCGCGAGCTGGACCGCATCGCCGACGAGTCGATCCGCTCGATGGGCGGGGTGCCCACCTTCATCGGCTACAACGGCTATCCGTCGGCGATCTGCGCCTCCGTCAACGACGAGGTCGTCCACGGGATGCCGGGCGATCGCGTGCTGTGCGAGGGCGACCTGCTCTCGATCGACATCGGGACCACGCTCGAGGGCTACGTCTCCGACTCGGCGGTCACGGTGGCCATCGGGACCCCGAGCGAAGCCGCGGCGCGGTTGATGCGGGTGACCCAAGAGTGCCTGATGCTGGGGATCGCCCAGATGCAGGTCGGCAACCACGTCGGCGACATCGGCCACGCGGTCCAGCAGCACGCCGAGTCCAACGGCTACGGCGTCGTGCGGGCCCTGGTCGGCCACGGGGTCGGCCGGAAGATGCACGAGGACCCGCAGGTCCCCAACTACGGCAAGCCGGGGGCCGGCGCCCAACTGCGAGCGGGCCTGGTGCTGGCGGTCGAGCCGATGATCACCCAGGGGACCTGGGAGGTCGAAACCCTGGAGGATGGCTGGACGGTCGTAACCCAGGATGGTAAACTAGCGGCGCACTTCGAGCATACGATCGCGGTCACGGACGATGGTCCGAAGATCCTGACGTTGCGAGAAACCGCCGAGCATCCCGACGTGGAGCGTTATCGGCCACCCCAGGAAGTGGCAGCATGACTTGTCACGTCCACAACCACGTCACCAAAGAGAACATGCCCAATGCGGCCCCCCTCGGGGAATCGCGCTTCTCCGGCTCGCTCGCCGGGGCCGCGCGCCCGGGGGCCCCACGCGTTTGCGTGGGGGGTGCGGAGCCCAGGGCGGAGCACCATTGAAATGAAAGTACGTCCGTCAGTCAAGCGCATCTGCGATGCATGTAAGGTCATTCGGCGAGAAGGCAAAGTCCGCGTGATCTGCAGCGTCAATCCGAAGCACAAGCAGGTTCAGGGATAATGGCTCGTATCTCCGGCATCGATCTGCCGCGCGACAAGCGCATCGAGATCGGTCTCACGTACATCTTCGGCATCGGTCTGCCGACGGCGCAGAAGATCCTCGCGCAGACGGGGGTCAACCCCAGCGTGCGCGTCAAGGACCTCTCGACCGAGGACGAGCAGAAGCTGCGTGAGGTCATCGAGACGCTCAAGGTCGAAGGCGACTTGCGCCGTGAGATCGCCTCGAACATCAAGCGGTTGACCGACATCGGATGCTACCGCGGCTTGCGTCATCGTCGTGGGCTGCCCGTTCGCGGCCAGCGCACGAAGACGAACGCGCGTACCCGCAAGGGTCCCAAGCGCACCGTGGCCGGCAAGAAGAAGGCCACCAAGAAGTAGCTCGCTTACTCGCTTGCATCGTGAAAGGCTCGGTCGACGACCGGGCCTTTTCGTTTGTTGCGCGTTTGTGCCGGGGCCGACAATTTTCCGTATGAGCCCCATCCGGTAAGAGGCACCGCCGCGCGCCCGCCTGGAAGGAAGGGCGCGAACCGGGTGGGTTGGAGGCGGTTTGGTCGAGGTATACCAGTCGGCGGAAATGCCCGACGCGCGGCGTGCCCTGCACGAGCTCGTCGCGTCGGCGGAACGCGCCGCAGGCGACCACGACGCGGCCGTCGATCGGACGCTCGAAGGCACCGAACGACAGCACGCGGCGATCGCCGCGTTGCGGCGCGCCACCGCGAGCTCCGCCCAAGCCGCGCGCGCGGTCGCCGAACACGCGACGCAGTTGGCCGCCGTCGCCGATCGCTTGCCGGGCGATCTGTCGGCCTCGCGCGTCAGCCTCGAAGAGCTCGGCGCCGCCGCGCGCGGGCTGGGGAGCGCGACGAGCACCGGCCGGACCGCGATCGAACGGCTCGACGGCGGTTGGTCGAGCGTCGCCGACGCGATCGAAGAGATCGCGCGCGCGGCGCGTCGCGCGCGCGTGCTGGCGGTCAACGCCTCGATCGAAGCGGCGTACGTCGAGGCGACCGGCTCCGGCTTCGGGATCGTCGCCGAACGGATGCGGGCGCTCTCGACCTCGACGCTCGACGCGGCGCGCGACGTGCGGACCATCGTCACCGACACGCGTAACGAAGCCGCCAAGGTCATCCAGTCCACGCGCATCGCCGAGAGCAGCTGCAACGCCGTCGCCGCGGCGCTCGACCAGGTCATCGCATCCTTCGACGACGGCGTCGCGCGCGGCACCGCCTTCGCCTCCGGCGTCGCGCAGCTCGCGACGATCGCCGACGAGCAGGGAGCCGCCGCTGCGCAGATCGCCGGAACGGTGGAACGTTTGGACGCCTTGGCGCGCGATGCCGGCGACGACGCGCGAGCCGCGGCGCGCGGCGTCGGCGCCAGCGTGGTGCGCGCGCGCGGGGCGTTGGCCGCCGGGAATACCGCCGACGCGGTCGCCGCGCTGACCGACGCCGCGATCGCCGCGGCGCGCGGCGAGAGCGCCTGGCGTGGCGTCGACCACGCGCTGCTCTCGCTGGCGACCGAGTTCCAGCAAGTCTCGGCGGCACTCGAGCAATCGGGCCAAGCGGCGGTCGCGCTCGGTATCGCGGCCGGCGAGATCGTCGTCGCGCTCGATCAGCTCGACGCGTCGCTGCGCGCGGCGGTCGCCGGCTTCGAGCACGCCATCGTCGACGTACGCGCCGCGGAGCAGCACGGCGATCAGGTGCGCACCGGCATCATCTCGATGCACCACGCGACCGATCAGGCCGGTACGATCGTCGAAACCGTCTCGGAGATCAGCGCCGAGTCGGGGTTGCTGGCGATCAACGCCGCGATCGAAGCGGCGCGCGCCGGCGAGCGCGGCCTCGGCTTCACCGTCATCGCCGACGAGATCGGCCGGCTCGCGCGCGGCACGCAAGAGGTGACCGGCAACGTCGGTGAGGCGATCGCCAAGCTGCGCGACCGCGGCACGCGGCTGGAGCGCGCCAGCGCGCAGAGCGCCGGCGAGATGACCGGCTTGGTCGACCGCGCGCAGCGCGGGCGCGGCGCGGTCGACGTGCTGCGCGACTCGATCGCCGCGAACCTCGAGCGCGGCCGTGCGTTGGCCCAGACCGCGCGCCAGCTCGACGCCGGCGCGCGCGCGGTCGTCGAGGAGATCGTTCACGCCCGTTCGGCACTCGGCGCGCTGGGCGCCGACGAACGCGACCGCGCGCGACTGGCGCTCAGCGACGTGCTCGGTCACGCCCAGGATTTGGGCATCGCGTTGGGGGTGCCGCTGCCGCTGGCCCGGTTCCGCACGCTGTTGGCCGGCGTCGCGACGGAGATCGAGGCCGTCTACGGTGCTGCCGTCGCGCAAGGCCGCACGACGCTCGACGGGCTGCGCGCCGCCGACTACGTCGAGCTGCGCGGCGACGAGGTCGCGCACTTGGCACGGTTCGTCGACGTGCGCACCGCGCCGCGCGGCGGCTTCAGTCCGGCGAAATTCCGGACCTCGTCCGACGCGGCGGTCGACCGCGAGGTGATGGCGATCTTCGACCGCGCCATCGCCGCCGAGCCGGCGATCAAGTCGATGGCGGACATGGACCTCAACGGGTTCCTGGTCGCGCTGCCTTCGCACGTCTCGACGACCGTCGACTGGACGCGCAACCGCGCCAAGAAGCTGCTCGAGGACGCCATCAGCATTCGGGTCGCGCGGCTGGGTCTGGGGGCCGGGGCCGAGCACAGCGGGCTGCGGCGTCCCTGGAGCGCGTTCGCGCGCGACGGGTACTCGCTGCAGCGCGTCGAACCGCGGCTCTTCGGTGCGTTCGCCTATCTTCAGGACACCGGGGCCGTCTTCGTCAACGTGGCGACGCCTCTCCACGTCGGGGACGTGCGCGTCGGAACCGTCTCGCTCATCGTGGACGCCGAGAGCGCCCTGGGCTGACCGGTGATCGCCACGTCGGCGGACACGACGTCGGCGATGGAGACGATCGGCGCGGCGGACGAGCTGGTCCGCAAGGTCGTCGAAGCCCTGCGCAGCGGCGAGGTGGCGCTGGGCAAGTTCGACAAGGCCTGGGGGACCGTGGCCGGCGCGGCCGACGGGTTCGCGCGCTCGGCGCGCCAGGCGCGCGTCTTGGCGATCAACGCCTCGATCGAAGCGGCCGCGTTCGACGGCGGCGGCGGCTTCCGCATCGTCGCCGAACGGATGCGCGCGCTCTCGGCGACGACCCAGGAGACGGCGCGCGACGTCGAGGGGATCGCGCAGCGCTCGCGCACCGCGGTCGCGACGACGCTGGCCTCGACCTCGCGCACGCGCGCGGCGCTCGAAGCGATCGACGTCACGCTGACCCGCGTGGGCGCGGATCGTGAGCTTCACGGCGCGGTGGTGGCTGAGGTGTTGGCGTCGATCGAGCAGGCTCGCGGCTACGGCGATGAGGTCGACACCGGCGCGCAGGAGATGCTCGCGGCGACCGATCAGATCGAGGCGCTGGTGAACCGGGTGGCCGACGTCGCCGCCGACGCGCAGCTGCTGGCCATCAACGCCGCGATCGAAGCGGCGCGCGCCGGCGAGCGCGGCTTGGGCTTCACCGTCATCGCCGACGGGATCGCGGCGCTGGCGCACGAGACGGGCGCCAGCAGCGAGAAGCTGGTGCAGACCGTCGTCGCGCTGCGCGACCGCACGCAGCGGTTGCGAGCGGGCAGCGCGCAGCAAGGCGCGACGATGGGCGAGATCGTCACGCTGCTGGAGCGGCTGACGACCTAGGCGGGGATCGGCAGCGGCGTGCCGCGGCCTTCCGCGACGCAGACGTCGTAGACGTAGCCGGCCGCCGCGATGTCCCACAGCCCGATGCCGAGCGACTCGAAGAGCGTGATCTGCCGCTCGTCCGTGCGAGCCGGGGCGAGGTTGGCGACGACGTCGCTGAGCAGCGTGGCGCGATCCCACGACCAGCCCTCGCGTTCGGCGGCCAGCAGGTCGCCGGACTCGACGTGCGCCTGCGCGACGTCCTCGACGGCGATCACGCCGGCGCGGCGCACGGTCTCGACGTCGACCTCTTGCGCGTGCGCGCGATTGGAGCCGGCCGCGTTGACGTGCGTGCCGGGCCGCAACCACGCGCCTTCGAGGACCGGGTGGGTGGAACTGGTCATCGTGCAGACCACGTCCGCTTGCGCGATCGCGTCCCGCGCGCTCTCGACCGCTTCGAGCGGGACGTCGATGCGCTCGCTCATCTGCTCGCAGAACGCGGCCCGGCGCGCCGGGTCGCGCCCGTAGACGAGCACGCGGCGGATCGGCCGCACGCGCACGCAGGCCTCGACTTGCGAGCGCGCCTGCCAGCCGGTGCCGATGATCGCCAGCGTCGCGGCGTCCTCGCGGGCCAGCACGCGCGTCGCGACGCCGGAGGCCGCGCCGGTGCGAATCTGTCCCAGCGCGTCGGCCTCGATCAGCGCCAGCAGCTCGCCGGCCTGGCCGAACAGCGAGACCAGGAAGCGCGCGCCGCGCGCCTTCGAGACCGTGTACGTCTTGTTGCCCAGGCGTCCGCCGTACGCGCCGACCAGCACGTGGATCATCGCGCTGTCGGTCTGCGCGCGCTGGCGCGGACGGTTCTGCGCGCGGCCCTCGGCCAGCGCGCGCGCCGCGTCCTCGATCCGGATCAGCGCCTCGCGCATCGGGAACGTCTCGACGACGTCGCCTTCGGTCAGGTAGATCGGCTGCATCACGCCCGCCCCGACGCGACGATGCCGGAGTCGTCGGCCCCGAACCCGGCTTTGAGGTAACGGTCCTGCAGCGCGGCGACCGCCGGCAAGACGTCGAGCGTCGTGCCGTGGCGCGCGGCCTCTTCGATCATCAGCCGGGCGTCCTTGCGCGCCATCGCCAGCTCGAAGCTGGGCGGCGAGAAGCGCTCCTCGGCGATGCTCTTTGCGCGGTAGCCGATGAAGCCGCCGGGGTTGAACTCGTCGAACAGCGTGCCCGCGTCGCGCGCGTCGATCCCGAGCGACCGCGCCAGCGCGAACATGTCGGCCAGGCCGCCGCTGGCGACCAGGATCACCAGGTTGCCGAACAGCTTGAACGACGCGCCGCGGGTCGGATCGTCGCCCAGCTCGATGACCTTGCCGGTCATCGGCTGCAGCAGCGGCAGCACCGCGGCGCGCACCGCCGGATCGCCCGAGAGCAGCATCAACCCGGTCGCCTCGCGCGCGTTGCGCGGCCCCATGAAGACCGGCGCGTGAACGAACGTGCGGCCGCGCTGCCTCCAGCGTGCGACCCGCTCCCCGGTCGGCGTCGGCGCGGTGGTCGTGTGATCGATGACGAGCGTGGCCGCCGGGATGGCGTCGGCCAGCCGCTCGAGCACGCCGTCGACCGCCGCGTCGTCGCTG
Coding sequences:
- a CDS encoding methyl-accepting chemotaxis protein; the encoded protein is MIATSADTTSAMETIGAADELVRKVVEALRSGEVALGKFDKAWGTVAGAADGFARSARQARVLAINASIEAAAFDGGGGFRIVAERMRALSATTQETARDVEGIAQRSRTAVATTLASTSRTRAALEAIDVTLTRVGADRELHGAVVAEVLASIEQARGYGDEVDTGAQEMLAATDQIEALVNRVADVAADAQLLAINAAIEAARAGERGLGFTVIADGIAALAHETGASSEKLVQTVVALRDRTQRLRAGSAQQGATMGEIVTLLERLTT
- a CDS encoding NAD(P)-dependent oxidoreductase, whose translation is MIAYLGTGLLGTGFVQKLLERGETVHVWNRTPAKARALEADGAKAFDDPRDAVRGAARIHLTLSDDAAVDGVLERLADAIPAATLVIDHTTTAPTPTGERVARWRQRGRTFVHAPVFMGPRNAREATGLMLLSGDPAVRAAVLPLLQPMTGKVIELGDDPTRGASFKLFGNLVILVASGGLADMFALARSLGIDARDAGTLFDEFNPGGFIGYRAKSIAEERFSPPSFELAMARKDARLMIEEAARHGTTLDVLPAVAALQDRYLKAGFGADDSGIVASGRA
- the map gene encoding type I methionyl aminopeptidase, translated to MITIKSPREIEIMRRSGKITAKTLTTLMAAAKPGVTTRELDRIADESIRSMGGVPTFIGYNGYPSAICASVNDEVVHGMPGDRVLCEGDLLSIDIGTTLEGYVSDSAVTVAIGTPSEAAARLMRVTQECLMLGIAQMQVGNHVGDIGHAVQQHAESNGYGVVRALVGHGVGRKMHEDPQVPNYGKPGAGAQLRAGLVLAVEPMITQGTWEVETLEDGWTVVTQDGKLAAHFEHTIAVTDDGPKILTLRETAEHPDVERYRPPQEVAA
- a CDS encoding ornithine cyclodeaminase family protein, which translates into the protein MQPIYLTEGDVVETFPMREALIRIEDAARALAEGRAQNRPRQRAQTDSAMIHVLVGAYGGRLGNKTYTVSKARGARFLVSLFGQAGELLALIEADALGQIRTGAASGVATRVLAREDAATLAIIGTGWQARSQVEACVRVRPIRRVLVYGRDPARRAAFCEQMSERIDVPLEAVESARDAIAQADVVCTMTSSTHPVLEGAWLRPGTHVNAAGSNRAHAQEVDVETVRRAGVIAVEDVAQAHVESGDLLAAEREGWSWDRATLLSDVVANLAPARTDERQITLFESLGIGLWDIAAAGYVYDVCVAEGRGTPLPIPA
- the rpsM gene encoding 30S ribosomal protein S13, producing the protein MARISGIDLPRDKRIEIGLTYIFGIGLPTAQKILAQTGVNPSVRVKDLSTEDEQKLREVIETLKVEGDLRREIASNIKRLTDIGCYRGLRHRRGLPVRGQRTKTNARTRKGPKRTVAGKKKATKK
- a CDS encoding adenylate kinase — its product is MNLIFLGPPGAGKGTQAKVLEERYGYRQISTGDILRRNVAEGTPLGVEAKGFMDRGDLVPDDLIIRMMEHELANPADVILDGFPRTVPQAEALDALLDRLHRSAIAVLFDVDMSVLLERLTGRWTHAPSGRTYHAVHNPPRVPFCDDVTGEPLIQRPDDTEATIRKRLAVYEEQTAPLIAYYDDPADARLVRVDALAPIADVTAQLIDLIENGQPAGAP
- a CDS encoding methyl-accepting chemotaxis protein yields the protein MVEVYQSAEMPDARRALHELVASAERAAGDHDAAVDRTLEGTERQHAAIAALRRATASSAQAARAVAEHATQLAAVADRLPGDLSASRVSLEELGAAARGLGSATSTGRTAIERLDGGWSSVADAIEEIARAARRARVLAVNASIEAAYVEATGSGFGIVAERMRALSTSTLDAARDVRTIVTDTRNEAAKVIQSTRIAESSCNAVAAALDQVIASFDDGVARGTAFASGVAQLATIADEQGAAAAQIAGTVERLDALARDAGDDARAAARGVGASVVRARGALAAGNTADAVAALTDAAIAAARGESAWRGVDHALLSLATEFQQVSAALEQSGQAAVALGIAAGEIVVALDQLDASLRAAVAGFEHAIVDVRAAEQHGDQVRTGIISMHHATDQAGTIVETVSEISAESGLLAINAAIEAARAGERGLGFTVIADEIGRLARGTQEVTGNVGEAIAKLRDRGTRLERASAQSAGEMTGLVDRAQRGRGAVDVLRDSIAANLERGRALAQTARQLDAGARAVVEEIVHARSALGALGADERDRARLALSDVLGHAQDLGIALGVPLPLARFRTLLAGVATEIEAVYGAAVAQGRTTLDGLRAADYVELRGDEVAHLARFVDVRTAPRGGFSPAKFRTSSDAAVDREVMAIFDRAIAAEPAIKSMADMDLNGFLVALPSHVSTTVDWTRNRAKKLLEDAISIRVARLGLGAGAEHSGLRRPWSAFARDGYSLQRVEPRLFGAFAYLQDTGAVFVNVATPLHVGDVRVGTVSLIVDAESALG